Genomic window (Nymphaea colorata isolate Beijing-Zhang1983 chromosome 1, ASM883128v2, whole genome shotgun sequence):
CATACGATAAAGAAAGAAGTGTCTTCTCCAATATAATTATGTTTCTTACCTTACGAAGTGCAAAAGCTTCAGcttcatgttttttcacaaCTTCCTTCATTCGCTTTGCAACTTCAAAATCTGGATCATTATGCTGTATCCAGCGGCAAGTCATTTTTCTGTCTGACTTCCGAGGCCGCTCGCTGAACATCTCTGGCTCTGCCATTCGGCATCTTATTGGCCTGGGCATCCCACCCAACATAAATGGAAGGTTTGATGTCTCTACCAACAAACTCTTAGCTTTCTTTTCGTTTTCCATCTCAACAAGAACGCATTTAGAAGCATTATTTTGTTCCAGATAATCCGGGATGAAGGATATGTTCACAACAGTACCAAATTGCTCAAAAGCCTTTCTGATCATAGAATCTGTTACTAGTCCTGATACGTTATCCACAAAAACTGTTTTCTTCATCTTCGTCATGAACTCCGAAGGCTCGTTCTCAGACTGACTTCCCATGATAAATGTTCCTGCACAAACAAGATATTCACAAGCAACAATTTAACTTATTTTGACAAACTTATTTTGACATTGATCCTATTAAATTGCCACTAGATGATTGAAGAAATAAGCAGGTCCATTCATCTTAGAGGTCTTCAGGCACAAAGACATACGTACCTATGGATTTTCTAGATAGAAATTACATGTGGATTTTTCTCATTGATTAAGAGTCAATTTCCACTTTCTTATTGATAAAGGTAATTGCTAAGTAATTCCCTATGTCACTAGAAATAGCATGTTTCTCTCCCCTCGTTGCCGAAGACCACCACAAATGTCATTAACTAGGCCTATGACGCCTGTCCTACTCTATGGCATCTCATTCCCAATTCCCCTTCTTGTCTGCCATCGATGCAACATTGAGATAATGGAACCCCCACAACGGGAGCTTCTCAGATCAATTACAGTGGATGATCATTCAAAATACTAAGCACAAGAAAGCATAAAAGATGACCAACCACGTATCAAGTATGGTACACACAGACAGAAACCAGCGACACGCAATAGGAAGGGAAAAGGAAGCCAGAACAACAGAAAGTAAGTTCTGAATGGGAAATGGCAGCTCCACATATAACATAATTTAATCCATCAAGCTCTCATTTCTCCAAAATCTGGCATTAAGATTGTGCACGCTAATTTAGGGAATATAAGAGACTGAAGGGACAAGGGTTGGGGTTtcgctttcttcttttccatgtttcttctctcctctccccTCCCCTCCTATTCTATACCGTCTGAATTCCTATAGAAGAAAGATACCGCGCATagaggggggggagagagagagagagagagagagaaagaaagagtaccTGTGAGGCGGTGGAGGAGCGGAAGCACGCCCGGAGAGTGACGTATCAGCGGCGACACGGCGAACGAGGACGACTGCGAGGGGAGAAAGAAAGGGGCAAGCGATGGGATGATGAACAAAGGGAGggacagcgagagagagagagagagagagagagaggaggtggGTTGGTTTTGGGGAGACAACAGGATACGCGGGAGGAGAGCGGAGGAGAGGAGCGAGAGGAATATGGGAGAGGAGAGACGACACATAAACctcaaaaaatgatatttaagttTTTAAACAACTGAATAAAGATACGGAAATGGGTTAAGTATTTGTTCACGGtcctttttattaatttttcactaatttaaatattttaattaaaataaaaaatacaaaactgGTACCAGTTTTGTATAAAATATAAGCATTTCACCTCACCGATGCAGGTAACACCGCTCACCTGAGTATTTTCAGCCACTCAAAAAAAGTTGATATGTTCAATGTGGTTTGATTGGGCAGAGGCCATAAAGAATCTGCTGAGTTAATCAAGTTATTTTAACTGATTCCTATGACTTTGTTTAAGATCATAATATGACGGCCAACAATGTTTACCTAAATCTTGTTATATGATATAATATTTTTGTGTGACACGTTTATCAAAAATTATATActagttttaaatgtttgttttcggcaaaaaaagataattaaaaaaattagtaaaacaaaaaaaaaactgtgcaCACTGTTCAAGCTTTTGCAACTACCTAAATACATTTTCAAGGCAACTAAATGGTAGTCTATAGATTCACAACCAAAGTTTGATTTGTAAGAAGCTAGAAACCATAGATTTGAAAAGTTTATGAGTTTTCAGATAACTTGATGAGATCGCATAGCTGATTCATTAAAAAACTAACAATGTTTAGTTGAGTGGATTGTGGCTTGATTTATAGTTTATTTCGATCCATGCTAAAAAAGCCGTGACATGCTAACAACTGATAGCATATACACAAGTATATACGCTTATGATAAAACTTCAGAACATCTAATATAAGACTATTGGAAATGATATCTATCGGAATTTCATATACAATATTTCACAACTTATTGTCGAAACTTTCCCTTGTGACTTATAAATTTTGAAGCTCAAACACCAACTTATAAGGTTAATTAAAGAACAAACACTTATTTTGTTTCAGAGTATATTCAGAATCAAGGAACAACAATTATGAACACGAGAGCTTTTGTTTgtaaaatttgtgaaaaatgttGACTGATCTGTAGGCGACGATGAGGATGAACTACAGTAACGCATAaacagatattatatatatatatatatagatagagagagagagagagagagagataaagagagagaacatgcaTTTAAAAGATCTCAAATCTGCTTCAAGGATATAGTGTAGCTAGTCGGATTAGAGATATATAAAAAGATAGGTTTCTAGTTTGATTTTAATTAGTCGGGTTAGAGGTATGAGAGAAGGCAAATCTCTAGTTCAATTCCTAAGGGCGTTCTCATGCGTCTTAAGATAGTGAGGTGCAGATATAAATTAAAGGATGCACCACTACCATTGCTAATGCAGCTCGGTATTTTAGAGGGAAGGAGAATGAGCTTTCAGTAACGCATAaacagatattatatatatatatatatatatatatatatatatatatatatatatatatatatatatatatatatatatatatagagagagagagagagagagagagagagagagagagaaataaagagagagaacatgcaTTTAAAAGACCTCAAATCTACTTGAAGGCTATAGCGTAGCTACTCAGAAGGTAGGTTTCTAATTCGGTTTTAATTTTGTAAGTTTGTAACAATGAAGCATGCCATTACAAGTAAGGCTCTTAAGACACGAATATATCTTATGGGTAAGGGTAATGGCAAAATTATCCTTAACGGTAAACTAGAAAAATTTGGTCTCTAAAGAATGAATATTTCATCATTTGTTAAGAAAGAGtctttaatttcattttgttcatgtAACAACGTGTCTTTTATCATTAAAAGTAATTTGGGTATTTTTCAACACCTAACATCTAGTTATGTATTTTGCAGAAAACTATTGAAGGTAGTTTTGGATTCGGACTAAGATGGACTAAGGCAATTTATTGAAACCATTGAATTTACAATATGGTAAAGTAGCCCCTCAATGGGAACTAC
Coding sequences:
- the LOC116264157 gene encoding uncharacterized protein LOC116264157 isoform X2; its protein translation is MGSQSENEPSEFMTKMKKTVFVDNVSGLVTDSMIRKAFEQFGTVVNISFIPDYLEQNNASKCVLVEMENEKKAKSLLVETSNLPFMLGGMPRPIRCRMAEPEMFSERPRKSDRKMTCRWIQHNDPDFEVAKRMKEVVKKHEAEAFALRKEAVCLFMICPDDVLGLFAGSARRGGDACQEARGNTEVQLQEATDDRWCSG
- the LOC116264157 gene encoding uncharacterized protein LOC116264157 isoform X1, with the protein product MGSQSENEPSEFMTKMKKTVFVDNVSGLVTDSMIRKAFEQFGTVVNISFIPDYLEQNNASKCVLVEMENEKKAKSLLVETSNLPFMLGGMPRPIRCRMAEPEMFSERPRKSDRKMTCRWIQHNDPDFEVAKRMKEVVKKHEAEAFALRKAQLEEEVMLAKKQEETLKSNFKKLQMIDGVVDDGTIHRLADRYGIQITED